CCTGggtgattaaaaaacaaatcaaaaaagtcAGGACTCACCCAAAGGAattaaaatcagaatttctggggtCCTATCACACGTTTTAAAAAACGTTTATCGAAGTATACACTTAAGATCCACACAtcttactgtatataaattatataattttaaaaatctgtctccTTGGGAACTCTACTGCGCAGACAGGGTGGAAAACCACTGGTCCAGGCCAAGGGCTCCAGCGTCTCAGGGGACACCCTGTGCCTCTCTCCCCAGTCACAACCACACTGCATCCCAGAACTTCTTCCCAGGACTCCGCTCGAAACTGGAGTGTCTAGGGTTAGGAAGGCAGTGAGATTTGACCCAAAGATAACAtctcctttaatatttgttttcctcctaGCAACCATCTGTCTTAAGCTTGTGATTGGCTGGGGAACGAGGAACGGGCCTTGTTGTTCCATTCGTAACTCCTTATTGGTCAAAAAGGTCAGTCCCTCTCCCGGCAGGCCGCTGAAGCTCTGCGGCTACTGGTCCAGAGGAGCTGAGAGGCGGGACAAAGGACCAGGCTAGGTCTTCATTGGTCCCCCTTCCCTTGGTGGAGCTCGAGATTCTACCCTTTTCGCCAGGCTCCTGTAGCTCCCAGCCCCGCCGCCGCTCCTCTCCGAGACTCTCCCTCCCATTGGCTGCAGGTCAGGCCGTGGCCCCGCCCCCTAGCCCTTCAGGCGCGCCGATTGGTCGCTGCCCGCGACAGGCCTTCTGCGGGCGAGCGCGCTGTGCCCGCGGGAAGAGAGCGGCGCGGCTCCGGTGTGCGGGCAGCCAGCCGGCTGCATGGCGCGCTGCGAGCGGCTGCGCGGCGCGGCCCTGCGCGACGTGGTGGGCCGGGCGCAGGGGGTCCTGTTCGACTGCGACGGGGTGCTGTGGAACGGCGAGCGCGCAGTGCCGGGCGCCCCCGAGCTCCTGGAGAGACTGGCTCAGGCTGGCAAGGCGACGCTCTTCGTGAGCAACAACAGCCGGCGCGCGCGGCCCGAGCTGGCCCTCCGCTTCGCGCGTCTTGGCTTCGGGGGGCTGCGCTCCGAGCAGCTCTTCAGCTCCGCGCTGTGCGCCGCGCGCTTGCTGCGCCAGCGCCTGCTCGGACCTCCGGACACTCAGGGCGCGGTGTTCGTGCTGGGCGGTGAAGGGCTGCGGGCCGAGCTGCGCGCCGCCGGGCTGCGCCTGGCGGGGGACCCCAGCGAGGACCCGGGCGCGGCCCCGCGCGTGCGCGCCGTGCTTGTGGGCTACGACGAGCACTTCTCCTTCGCCAAGCTGAGCGAGGCCTGCGCGCACTTGCGCGACCCCGACTGCCTGCTGGTAGCCACCGACCGCGACCCGTGGCACCCTCTCAGCGACGGCAGCCGGACCCCCGGTGAGCGCGGGGAAACAGCTGGCGGGAGGGGGGGGGGCGGCCTGCGCTTTCAGCTCCATGCCTGGGGGTGAAGGCTGGGGAAGGGGCGTCTCCAGGCGATAGGAGGGGTACTGGAGGGATGTACGGGCGGTTCCCACCCAGCAACAGCCCAGCATGTCTTCATGGCGACATCTGGTATTTCTTGCAGCTTTCTTGCAGCTGCCACCCTGTGAGGGGCAGAAGTAGGGTCCGGTTGGACAGATGAGGACACTGTGGCTCGGGGAGTCACAGGTGCAATCCAGGGCCCTGACTCCCAACCCTAGCCTTCCTGAACCAGCCTGCATGACTCCTGTCATTTTCCCCACCCGCCATCGGAGTGAGGTGGGAGAGTTGGGGACAAAGCCTGCTCCCCTGCCCCGAGGGTTGGAACAGGCGTTTCTGGCggcagattgaaggcaggtgtgCGGAGAGAACGGGCGGTGGATGGAGTTTGACCTGAGTTCCAGCTGCAGGGCTCTGTAATCTTGTTAAATTACATAACCGTGGAGCATCTCCTCCCTGGGGGTAAAATGGGAATACTAACCATGTCAGTTTAAGTTTCGCTGAGGAGAGAGTGATCAGGGCAAGTGCTTGCTCTGTAATAGGTGCTCAGATGATGTAAATTGTATCTGAGCCCTCTCCTGTTACAGAGCTTTATGAAGCACCTTGGTGTGTTATTTAGTTTCAGAATTATTCTGGAGATGGAAGTTATTGTTCCATTTCCAAGTTAAAGCAACTGAGGCTAAGAGAAGGGACATGAGCTACCCAAAAGCAAGAAGACCTGAACTTGGCACTTGAGACCACCTTATCCCCAGCCTCTAAACCCCACCCCTGCCATCCAGGGCACTCTTTGCTGCTGTCATTTAGGAATTTCACATCTGCAGAGGAGGCAGGAGCAAAGGAGGCTCCTATATCTTGGAGGGTTCGCATTAGACAAGAGCAGAGGGTAGCAAAGGCTAACCGACAGCAGGGACAACCCGTCAGTCGGCTGAGGGAGGGACAGATCTCCATCACTTTCTCCCTGCTGGCCACTGACTGTATTGATTCCAGATCCTAGGAGGGCAGGGTGAAACTGATGGAGTAGACAGAGTATTATGATGGGTGACAGGGAGGGCCTAGAGCTGAGGAGacctgggaaggcttcctggaggaggcatctTGCAGGACAGGGCTCTCAGGAATGGAACAGGGCTTGGGCCATGGGAGAATCAGTTCCAAGCTGGGAATCTTAATAGTTCTAGGCCTATCTTGGCTTTGCCGCAGACCTACTTGCTGCATGACCACTTCAGTGTCCCCATAAATCCAAGGGGAAAGCGCTGCTCAGGGCTCCCAGCTGCCAGTGGCTCCTGCCTGCCTGAGGCCGTGCTGTGAAAAGTGAGTTTCTCCAGAAGCCTCACAGCTCAGGTGAAGGCTGTGGGTTCCGAAGCTCGCCCAAGGGCTCAGGAGAGATGGAGTGGAGCTGCTGGGGAGAGACCAGGCCCTGCCCAGGTGTGCCCCTTGAATCTCAGCACCCACTTGGCTTTGCCCACCAGCTCTGCTGGTCATTCCCACAGCCAAGAGGGGGAGACAGAGCTCAGCAAATACACCACTGCTGTCCTGTTTGAATCGTGCAGCTTTGTAAGAGGAATAACATTTTAAGTAAAGACCCCAGTATGCATAAAATCTGAAATAATGTGAATTTCACCCCAGTTCCCCTCCCATCCCTATGGGTCTGCTTAATTGTGTGTTTATCTTGTTACCACGTGGCAGTCACTTGAGTCGGCAAATAGAAAGGCCTGCTGTCTTAGGAATACGTCACCAGCAGAATATTCAGGACTCTTGGATtacaggatgtggagaaaactgGGATATGAAGGTCTGAGGGCAGAGTTGCGTTCAGACTCCCCTGCTGGGATGTTTGCTCCCCCAGAATACGATCTCAGTTTCCTTCACTGCTCTAtccctggtgcctggcacatagttggGCCTCAGTAATACTGGCTGAGTGAGGTGGGACACGAGGGGCCAAGAGTGATAGGCTCAGACCTGGTAGGAAAGGAAGACGCTGACAGAGCGATGGTCCTAGAGCCGAGACAATCCCTTTGGGATGACTCAGTTGAGCCCTTTCCATTCTGGAAGGAATTCCTAAACAAAGGGTAAATGGCTTTTCCTTCTGACTCAGTTCTTAGGAAACCGAGTGGGCAAGTTCTAGGTCAGAAGTCAGGGAGACCTGCCCCACTGGGTCACTCTGGGCCGGCTCTGCCTTGATCCCAGGGAAGTTCCTCCTCCTCATCTCGGGGCTGCAAGGCTGAAGACACTTGCTGTTTGTGCACCTTCTGTGCCTTTGGCTTAATCATGTTGAATGTCATTCATTGTGAGAAGGGAGACAGGAGGCCCGGAGTGTTTGGAGTCAGACCAGTGGTATACTGATACATCTTTAAGAACCGGAAGAGCCTTGATTTACACTTTTGCCAGTTTCTGTGGTGGTAGTACTCTCCCTGGTGGCCGATTTCAGCCTACCAACATGAGGTCACTTCCCATCGTGGGCTTGGGAAGGAAAGTAAGTACACACCATTCTGTAATATTTCCATCATTGCAGATATAAATAACCTCAAGAGCATAGATAATGGTAAAATAATTAGGCAGCGATGAGTTTTGAGAATTTATTAcctttgttttaaacattttatttaagttCATATGAGTTGACTTTAAACAGTGGCTTTGTTTAACTACCAGCTCACAGAATTCCTGAAAAGGAAACATTCAGCACTCTGGAGCCAGTACAGACCGGCCCTCGTGTGTCTGAGTCAGACTTACTTGAATGCATATCCTTTATCTGCCACTTCCTAAGCTGTGCAaccctggacaagttacttaacaaCACTGAAcatcgtctgtaaaatgggtattcACGAGCTCCCGCACAACCCCTGGCACTTTAGAATGTGCTTAGTAAATTGtgattatcatcatcatctgTTCAAGGACATTAGTGTGAAGGTAGAACATTCTGGCACAAAGACATACCGATGGGACGGGCACAGTGGACTCATTGTATGGGGCAGGATGGTACTGGGCTGAGAATCAGAACCGTCCTTTTCTCAACAGCCCTCCTATTGTTCAATACTTGGGTGCATTCCACAATTCTGCTTATTATAGTTACTGCAGCCACGGACATCTTCAAGCATGTAGCTTTTGTCTCCAGTTTGAATTCTCGCCTTGTGATCACTCCCAGCGGAGGCAGACTGGGTCAGAGGTGCAAACATTTCTGTGCCCTGCTGTGTTCCAAAAGAGCTGGTGCCAGTTTCCGACAGAACACATTCTTGTCGCAATAACCACAACTGCTGTTGGTTAAGTGCTTTTCCATTTCCAAAGCACTTGCCCCTGTGGTGCCCACAGCGCCTCTTTGAAGGCAGGCATCACTTGGACCCCCCTTTCCAGTGAGTCCAAGGAAACTCAGAGAGATTGGCTTGCCCAGAGATGTACGGCTGCCAGGGTGAAATGGTGAACCACAGGCAGGACTGACTGAGCCAGGCCTGGTCATGTGCAGTGGCTCCATATTCGAGATGGGAAAACCGAGGCACAGGGAGGTTAATAGCTTGCCCAAGAAAAGTGGAGACGGAATGTGAATGCAGGCAGCTGGTTGCAGAATCTATGCCCTTAAGGCCCACACTAAGACTGGGAAGCAGGCGGCCTTTTCACTCACTTCAGCCTGATTTAACCCCCGTGCCAAGCTGCCTCTGAGGATTCCAGTTCCCAGGCCTGGATGGATGCCTTCCCCGCTGCCTCCCGCACTGACCAAGTGTCCATGTCCCTGCAGGCACCGGGAGCTTGGCTGCTGCTGTGGAGACAGCCTCGGGCCGCCAGGCCCTGGTGGTGGGCAAGCCCAGCCCCTACATGTTCGAGTGCATCACAGAGCACTTCAGCGTGGACCCCGGCCGCACGCTGATGGTGGGCGACCGCCTGGAGACTGACATCCTCTTCGGCCACCGCTGTGGTATGACCACCGTGCTCACGCTCACGGGCGTCTCCCGCCTGGAGGAGGCCCAGGCCTACCTGGCGGCCGGCCAGCACGACCTCGTGCCCCATTACTACGTGGAGAGCATCGCAGACTTGATGGAGGGGTTGGAGGACTGACCCACTGATGCAAGCGCAGCCACAACCCTCCCTTAGCCTGTTCCCGTAGGTGGAGGTGATGGGCCAAGAGCTGCATTAAGGGCTACTGGCTCCCGCACCCCAGTTTCTACCCGGGTGGGACTGGAACCCAGGGAAGGAGTCAAGGTCCCCACACCCACTCCTAGCAGTGGCTGGGCACTCTTTGCTATCCCAGaagctgccccctcccctcttACTGGTTCACCCCGGCCTGACCCAGCCAGGTAGCCTTATATCCTGCCCTGTGACCTCCCCTTGTTTCAGTCTGGGCCCTGCTGCCTTGTGATCTCCCCAACCCTGAGCACTTCCACCCTGGGGCCGCTAGAGCTTTTCCTGGGTCCTGGCGTGGGGTGCCTGTTGACCAATCAGAGGTCTAGGTAACCAGGAATCATTATTGCCCTGAGCCCTGAATGGACCAATCAGAAGGCTAAGTGATAGTGATGCATTGCTGTTGGGTCCTGAGTGGACCAGTTGGGAGCCTAAGTGACAGTGACCTTCTCAGTTCCTAGGTCCTGGGTAGACCAATCAGGACCCCAGCTAGTAATGAGCCATTAGTCTCTTGGATCCTAAATAGAACAATCTAGAAGTCTGGGAGACAGTGGCCTCTCGACTATCTGGGTCTGACTGGACCAGCCAGGGGTCCAGATTTCTGTTCATAAATAAGGGTCCAAGTGCTGAAGACACCGCTCCTCCACAAAGGGGGCCCTTAGTGACTCTGGAGGCTTCTGTAGTGAGGGCCCCACCCCTCCCTGATCATGGTATCAGACCAGTGCTGATGGTGGCCACAGCTTGGGAGTGGGGCTTTTGTGCCCCCGCCTTGCTATCAGTGTTTGCTGTGCCACCTCTCCCGTGCCCACCCCAGTTATTTATTATCGTGTGCCactgatggtgggggtgggggctgagccTTCCCCCGCCACCTCCACCCCTGTTGTAACTGGTCCTCCCGTACTTAATAAAGTGCGAGTAGGAGTGTCTGTGTGGGTTCAAGTCTGTgtccagggtggggtgggggcaagaGCCCCTGCCTGAGCCTGTTCTCCCCAAAACTGGCCCATTCCCTCTGTGAAATGATCCACCCCAGTTCCAGCGTGTTCTCTGTGTAGAGTGGTACCTTAGCTTAATAGCACTTTATGCCTCAccgagtctttttttaaaaacatttttggccatgccacatagcatgtggaatctagttccccaaccaggggttgaacttccgccccctgcactggaagtgcagagtcttaaccactggaccaccagggagggtcCTCCTCACTGAGtctttatataataatatgtttCAGTCCTTCAGGAAATCCAGCAAGCTTGCATTACTCATTCCCCTTTACTCCTTGCGGAACGAGGATCAAAAAGGTGATGTTAGCTTACACAAGGGCACACACCTAGAAAGTGTGACCCCCTGAGTGGGGCCGAAACTTGTGTTGACTCTGGGAGGCTGCAGCCCCGCTTTGTAGAGACTGAAGGGGGAGACAGGTCCTCGCCCTCCTCTAGGAGCTCAGGAGAGATACAGTGCCCACCCCTCCACTGGATTTCAGGCATCCTTCACACCTGGGCTGCTGCTGTGACTGCCCTGCTGGCCTCGAGCttccccagggcctcctgcagagCAGGTGCCCAGCTGGAAGCTGGTTGATGGGCAGGCCTGACTCACTGATGCACTTGTCACTTGAGCTTGCACAAGCCCCTGCCTGctcagcctgtttcctcatctgtaaagtgagggaTGGGACTCCAAGGTCTGGAAAATTCTCTTCAGTGTGGTTCTTGGGAAGATGGAGTGCTTGACTGAGTCTGGCTGCATCAGGAGGTAGGAGCAAATGTGCTTTTCTGGTGACTTTTGGTTAAGGCATAAAGGAGTTTATTGGCTGCCCCATGAAGTGGTCCAACACCCTCCAGGTGCATCTCTCTCATCCTGTCACTCTTATGGGCTTTGGATGTGGAAGTGGTTGCAGCCATTATGTGATCACAAGGCATGGCCTGGTATATTTCTCTGCTCTGTGACTCTGCTTCAGAAAAATGGGAAGCACTTGGGGGTATTTTCCCTAGACCTCTAAAAGTTGCAAACCATCAGAAAAAGTCTAAGAACAGCACAATGAATACCATATGGTCTTCACTAGATTTCTAGCTAATATTTCAGGCAACCGATGACACCAATTGACGAAACAACTCCTTCACATTATACCTCCTGATTTCAATAGGTTCCTAGTTttgcctcaccccacccccacccctgcctgttGACTACTTTCTTGGTGAACAGAAACCTGAGAGGTACTTTCTGTTGTTCCTGCCATAATTTTTCCCTCTGGGAGTGGCTTTGAGTTAGGGGCCAAAGCTTAGACTTGCTGAAATAAATCTGAGCTTAGTCTAGCATCAGAGTCCCACAGAGCACTcccttttgatttcattttatctatTACAGATAATCATAACTACAGGTctgtaaattttacttttttcgcAATTCCTTATGCATCCATTTAGCCAACTCCCCAGGACTTGGAGCCATGTCTAAATTCCACTGGTAACATTTacctttatttaattaaattttttttcagaatgcacataatttttttgctttttgccaaGCTGCGTGGCTGGCAGGACCTTAGTTACTcagtcagggactgaacccaggccctgggccaTGAAATTGTGCGTCCTAACCACTGCAGCACCAGAGAATTCTCCTAGGTCTACCTTTAGAGGCAATGCAGCACTGCTGCTCGACCATGGGTGACCACGTGACCACCTAGGACTCAAAGGTTCCTCACCCCTGCCCTTTCATACTTTCTCTTTTCAACCCACACATTTCTATGAGCCAGGGCCTTTGTAGCAAATCCCACTTCTCTGACACACACTGAAAGGGGAAACTGTTTACCCACAGGATACAGTACTTCTGACACCAAAATGTGCGAGGTTTCTACATCAAGCAATTCTCCAGTTTTCTGCGAATACCACCTGGGTGTCCTACAACCTAATTCAATTTTGACACTACCTGGAGTCAGTGCagaccccacaggttaagggctcagcccCCCTAGACTTTCCCCTACTTCAGTGCCAGGCCCAAATGCCAGGTCGTTACCTGTACTCTGATCcactggctataaatcagaggttcccacaaCCCCCTTCTCAGGTTTGATCATTTGTTACAACGGTTCACAAAACTCAGGGAAACTATGATTATGGGTTTATTCTACAACAAAGGATACGACAAAGCATACCGGTGAACAGCAAGATGAAGACATACACAGGGCGAGGCCCTGGAGGGTACTAAGAGAAGAGTTGCTGTCCCAGTGGGCTTAGGCTGTGCCACCCTGCCAACATGTGGGCGTGTTCACCAACCTGGGTGATCTCCAAACTGTGTAGCTTGGGGATTCCAGTGGAGGGGGTTTATCACGTTGGCATGATAGATCATTAGTCTCTAGCTCCTCTCCCCTTCTTGGAAGATGGGTGGCAGAGCCGAAAGTTCCAAGCTTCTGATCACTGCTtgatctttctggtgaccagcccccacCTTGAAGCCATCCAAGTGCCCACCAAGAGTTACCTCATCAGAACAAAAAATGCtcctatcactcaggaaattccacaGGATTTAGAAGCTCTATGTCAGGAACCAGGGTCATAAACCAGATACACATTTCTTACTATGTCACACTCcctcagttatttattttttatgttttgactGCACCAGCTCTTacttgcggcatgcaggatcttaagttcagcatgtgaactcttagttgtggcacgtgggatctagttccctgaccagggatagaacccaggctcccggcattgggagtgcagagtcttagccactggaccaccaggaaagtccctaattTATAAAAGTTTCAAACCAACAGAAAaggtgtaagtgaaagtgaagtcactcagtcgtgtccggctcttcgagaccccatggactgcagcctaccaggctcctccgtccatgggattttccaggcgagagtactggagtggggtgccattgcttctcctAGAAAAGGTGTAAGAATGGCACAATGAACACTCATGCCCTTCATCTACATTCCcagttgttttctatttgtccaatttgcttagttgctctgtatgTATACTGACATTTTTAAACTGGCTTGTTTGAGAGTATGTTACAGGtatgaagactgctgctgctgctgctgctaagtcgcttcagtcgtgtccgactctgtgtgaccccatagatggcagcccaccaggctcccccgtccctgagattctccaggcaagaacattggcgtgggttgccatttccttctccaatgcatgaaagtgaaaagtgaaagtgaagtcgctcagtcgtgtccgactcttagcgaccccatggactgcagcctaccaggctcctctgtccatgggattttccaggcaagaatactggagtggggtgccattgccttctccaggtatgaAGACAGTTCATCTCAAATCGTTTACACTGTCTGTCCTAAAAGCAGGGGCTAACCGTGGATTGTGGTTGTGCAGAAGAGTGAGGACTGTCTATCTGGCCATAATCCATGATCATACAGGAACCCAGATCTTTTATGATTTCATTGAGCCACTGAATCAATCTGCTATGGAAACCTCCTAGCTCCAGACTGCTTGGTATgtgaatttttcttaattttaaagcagtttttcttgagttttctgttacttgcagcccCAAACTCTCCTGATACACAGGTCCCAAGCACAttatagaaaacattaaaatgcatCCACAGCCcccattaaatatatttatgggGGGGTACTATACATATCTCCAAGGATTTTTATACTTTCATTTTAGACATTATTTAGCTATGGGGATCTAATGTAAGAGTGACCAATCTCTAGGAAGGCTTGGACATgcttttgaagaagaaaattccACCCACAAAATTGCTTTCAAAGGCAATAGTTTTTATGACTAGCAAGGGTTAGGTTTGACcaaagtaaacatttattaactTCAGTTCTGCAGTCTTAGTATTTGGGGgccaacacattttttttccttcaagtctcaaatattttctaagcTCTTAAAAAGCTCTTAGCTTCCTCTGAGTCTATAATTATGTCACCCCCCTCCCcacgtacacacaca
Above is a genomic segment from Bos indicus isolate NIAB-ARS_2022 breed Sahiwal x Tharparkar chromosome 5, NIAB-ARS_B.indTharparkar_mat_pri_1.0, whole genome shotgun sequence containing:
- the PDXP gene encoding chronophin, with translation MARCERLRGAALRDVVGRAQGVLFDCDGVLWNGERAVPGAPELLERLAQAGKATLFVSNNSRRARPELALRFARLGFGGLRSEQLFSSALCAARLLRQRLLGPPDTQGAVFVLGGEGLRAELRAAGLRLAGDPSEDPGAAPRVRAVLVGYDEHFSFAKLSEACAHLRDPDCLLVATDRDPWHPLSDGSRTPGTGSLAAAVETASGRQALVVGKPSPYMFECITEHFSVDPGRTLMVGDRLETDILFGHRCGMTTVLTLTGVSRLEEAQAYLAAGQHDLVPHYYVESIADLMEGLED